A DNA window from Bradyrhizobium barranii subsp. barranii contains the following coding sequences:
- a CDS encoding glycoside hydrolase family 12 protein, translated as MASVSKLKVFAALSAASVALVPISAKAPIWSSSAQYGSFSIDGYSWNNDVWGRGAGPQTISVSAVNQWGVWSNQPDTGGIKSYPHEGFNVGKPLSSINTLISNFNQEVPTSGAWDVAYDIWDSSNQYEIMLWTNYTGNPDGGGNVKPISYKYASSGAAIPIYTNVDVGGATWNVFQGENHHKVISFLRTSKTNSGTVDIKSVLQWIKSKGYFGEINVGNVQYGVEITSSPGGMNFNFNNWTLTSR; from the coding sequence ATGGCGAGCGTGTCAAAGCTAAAGGTGTTTGCGGCCCTGAGTGCGGCCAGTGTTGCGCTTGTGCCAATATCGGCAAAAGCTCCGATATGGAGTTCGAGCGCTCAATACGGGAGCTTTTCAATCGATGGCTACAGTTGGAACAACGACGTATGGGGCAGGGGCGCAGGACCCCAGACTATCTCGGTGAGTGCTGTCAACCAGTGGGGGGTGTGGTCGAACCAGCCTGATACTGGTGGCATCAAGAGCTATCCCCACGAGGGTTTCAATGTCGGCAAACCGCTCAGTTCGATCAACACTCTGATCTCGAACTTCAATCAGGAAGTTCCGACTAGCGGCGCCTGGGACGTCGCCTACGATATCTGGGATAGCTCAAATCAGTATGAGATAATGCTCTGGACGAATTACACCGGCAATCCCGATGGTGGCGGCAACGTCAAGCCCATTTCTTACAAGTACGCTTCTTCCGGGGCGGCGATACCGATCTACACAAATGTCGATGTAGGCGGAGCGACTTGGAACGTGTTTCAAGGAGAAAATCACCATAAGGTCATCTCATTCCTGCGCACTTCGAAGACCAACAGTGGGACGGTGGATATCAAGAGTGTCCTGCAGTGGATCAAGTCTAAAGGGTACTTTGGGGAGATAAACGTCGGCAACGTCCAATACGGCGTTGAGATCACCTCCTCTCCAGGTGGGATGAACTTCAACTTCAATAATTGGACCCTGACATCGAGGTGA